Proteins encoded in a region of the Procambarus clarkii isolate CNS0578487 chromosome 42, FALCON_Pclarkii_2.0, whole genome shotgun sequence genome:
- the LOC138373329 gene encoding uncharacterized protein, with the protein MITEPASSEYKDSLMTSENSLACLGVSWITPRSLLPISKHSASGAKESVPASASGARESVPASASGARESVPATASGAKESVPASASGAKESVPAPASGAKESVPSSTSGAKESVPASARGAKESVPASASGAKESVPAPASGAKESVPASASGAKETVPRNIVGFEARVAGLWPPTFCIRKCQGQLLS; encoded by the exons ATGATTACAGAACCAGCATCTTCAGAATACAAAGACTCACTCATGACCTCGGAGAATTCCTTAGCTTGTCTAGGAGTGTCTTGGATCACTCCTAGGAGTCTTCTCCCCATCAGTAAACAC TCAGCCAGTGGTGCTAAGGAAAGTGTTCCAGCGTCAGCCAGTGGTGCTAGGGAAAGTGTTCCAGCGTCAGCCAGTGGTGCTAGGGAAAGTGTTCCAGCGACAGCCAGTGGTGCTAAGGAAAGTGTTCCAGCGTCAGCCAGTGGTGCTAAGGAAAGTGTTCCAGCGCCAGCCAGTGGTGCTAAGGAAAGTGTTCCATCGTCAACCAGTGGTGCTAAGGAAAGTGTTCCAGCGTCAGCCAGAGGTGCTAAGGAAAGTGTTCCAGCGTCAGCCAGTGGTGCTAAGGAAAGTGTTCCAGCGCCAGCCAGTGGTGCTAAGGAAAGTGTTCCAGCGTCAGCCAGTGGTGCTAAGGAAACTGTTCCAAGAAACATCGTGGGATTCGAAGCCAGGGTCGCTGGGCTATGGCCTCCCACATTCTGTATCAGAAAGTGTCAAGGACAACTCTTGTCTTAG